From the genome of Rhinolophus ferrumequinum isolate MPI-CBG mRhiFer1 chromosome 24, mRhiFer1_v1.p, whole genome shotgun sequence:
AGGCGTGGAGCTGGCACCCCGCTCTGCAGAGCCAGGCTATCTGGTGACCAAGGTGGTGGCAGTGGACAGAGACTCGGGCCAGAACGCCTGGCTGTCCTACCGCCTGCTCAAGGCCAGCGAGCCAGGGCTCTTCTCCGTGGGGCTGCACACGGGCGAGGTGCGCACTGCGCGGGTCCTGCTGGACAGAGACGCGCTCAAGCAGAGCCTGGTGGTGGCGGTCCAGGACCACGGCCAGCCCCCTCTTTCGGCCACAGTCACGCTCACCGTGGCCGTGGCAGACAGCATCCCAGACGTCCTGGCCGACCTGGGCAGCCTGGAGGTCCCACACGACTCTGACGCCTCAGGCCTTACGCTGTACCTGGTGGTAGCGGTGGCCGCGGTCTCTTGCGTCTTCCTTGCTTTTGTCACAGTGCTGCTGGCGCTCAGACTGCGGCACTGGTACACGTCACGTCTTCTCCAGGATTCAGGAGGTGTATTGGCGGGTGTGCCCCCCTCTCACTTTGTGGGCGTGGACGGGGTGCAGACTTTCCTGCAGACCTATTCCCACAAGGTCTCCCTAACCGCGGACTCTGGGAAGAGTCACCTGATCTTCCCGCAGCCCAACTACGCGGATACGCTCATCAGCCATGAGAGCtgtgagaaaaatgaaccctTGTTAACATCCATAGATTTTCATGAATGTAAGGGTGAAGCCCAAAGTATTCAGGTGAGTTCAGTCATTCACTAATCTTTATATCTTTGagggattttattttatgaaaatttctttaagattttgtgacacaagttttatttgtttgtttgttttttagattctttagatttttttattggggaaggggaacagtgtgtatttccagaactttattggggaacagtgtgtttttcccaggacccatcagctccaagtcaagttgttgtccttcagtcttagttgtggagggcgcagctcagctccaggtccagtcagcCGGTTttaatcttagtttcagggggcgcagcctaccatctcatgcaggagttgaaccagcaaccttgttgttaagagcacgcgttctaaccaactgacccatccgGCCACCCCATGAAACAAGTTTTTGAAGAAACTTTAAAGAGCTAAAGCAAGTTTAATGGTTTATTTCAGTGGTGATACTTTAACATGGAACACTTATTGATGTAGGGTTTGGTATCATTTCCATAGTGAACTTCTGTGGACAAGATTGTGAGTAAGTGGACGATCCCATTTTTATACCTTCCATCTATTTTCCAGTTGATGGTCTTAATTCATGTAGTTTATAAATGAGGATGAATTGTCTTTCTCATTGCACTAGGTTAGCAAAAGCCTTCTCAGCATTCTTTAGCTCAGGTCTATAAAAGGCTCTTGAAGATTTTTTCAGTCGGAAGCTTTTTTCTGTCTAGCTTCTGCCTCCATGTACCTCAACTTGATGGCCTTGAAAAATCTTAATTGTCTCCTGACCTATTTAAAGCATAATCATCCATTAAAGTCAGGTTCTGGTGGAAGGTTGGGTAAATGCctgaagaataaaatgtttgTGTCAAGCTTCACTAAGATCTATATCAATGACAGACATGGAATCTAATGCCACACTGAAAGTCATTGTTCAAAACCAACAAAATATGATGTCAAATAAGATATCTTTTCAAGTATTATAAGTGGCATTTGTGAAATAGGCAGTTACATGTTTTACCACACAATTCCTATGTGCAGTTTTAGTGGTGCAGCCATGTGAAGTGTGACTGAGGGCTCTCCAAGTGGCAGATTGGGATGGTGGCTTTATGAAACAACTATCTCATACTTAAGTCCTAGACCAGTAGTTAGACGTTACTTATTGGGTATGCTGAAAAAATCAGATAGAAATAACCCAATCTGGAATTAACTACTTCCATACTCTGTGTATATTATTTGTGTAAGAGCTTTGTGTAAAGCTCTGTGTGAAGCTCAATACATCAGTTGAGTAGCATTTGGAAGGGGTTTTTGTTTACTGGGACCTTTACAAGGTAATTTTGTTTACTGGGACCTTTTGAGTGTTAATTAAGTGGACATTTTCTCCTATCATCTTATCATAGTGTTCTGTTTGGTGGTATTTTCTATATAAAGGAAATATGCAATAGTGTGGGTATACTTCATACATTTTGCAGTGTTCAGATGTACAGTCACTTGGGGAGAAGACAATGTTACTGACACATTGTCAAGCAGAAATATGGTTACTGggtattttgaaaaagaaactctCCCTACCCAATTTATTAGatgcttaaaaaatattattaggtaAAGGGGAGAAATTGTCACGAAACTCAGTGAGCTTTTGCAAATCAACTTTCTAggaagcatttcttttatttaatgccATCACGGGATGTTATGACTGCAGAAGTGGGAACCAGTACCTCAGTGCAGTAGACCATGGTTAGAGACTGTGTGTGTCAAAGCAAAATATTATTCCGCTAGTAACTTTGAGGAttaatgttacattttataaCCTGGAAAATAATTGTGCATGGGAAGGAGAAGGGATAGGATAACTCTTCTGGCTACATCAATTCCTTCATTAAGATACCAGAAGTGAAAATCAGGTAATagtactataaataaataattgaaactaTTTTGGAAGAAGAGAGGTATTTGGTGGTAAGTATAAATTGCACCCTTTTTTAAGACAATTACTAATgctctgaaaaaaattgaaatgaatcaGTGTGGAGGTgcccaaaattaaagaaaaataaggggaaaagaaacaaggaaagaagcaTAAAACTGTATCCAATATATTGCTAATTATTAAGTATTCAACATTACTGTACTCTGAGATCCTTTAGCTAAGTCTGTGTTATAGTCATCTTTCTATTTCTAGTGTGGATTTGAAGATTGGGGGATAATTGTGTCAACATATAGAGTTCATGTATTAAATCTATGCGATTTCTCTAAAATCTGGAAAGTTAGGATAATGACGTTTCTAATGGTacatattaaacattaaatatatagacTATAACAATTGTTCGGTCAGGCAAACTATTATAATTACTGTAGCTGGTTAGACCCAAACCGCAGAGGCTGCAGTTTCCTAGTGCGGACTCTGGGCGCCGCTGTTGGCCAGAGTGGAGAGCTTGGCTCAGGCCATCGCCTCGCGCAGCCGCAGTGCACTTTCCCTAGCTGACACCCGACAGAGCGAGCCTCTTTACAACCGCTTCCTCCTCTGGAAAAGAACAAACCCAGACCCCCACGTAGGAACTAAAGCCTGTTCCGAGCTCCGGACATCTGCAACACAGAGATTATTTGTCATCCGGCGCCTCCGGGCCGGTGAGCAAGCCCAGGGGAGCAAGAGGGATGGCGAGCGGCgctggggacaggggctgggctGAGAGGCGGCCCGTGCTCTTTCCCTTCCTGCTGTCTTTGTTCTGCCCGGCGCTCTCTGAGCAGATCCGCTACAGAATTCCCGAGGAGCTGCCTGAGGGCTCGGTGGTGGGGAACCTCGCCAAGGACCTGGGACTCAGTGTCGGGGAGTTACCGACTCGAAAACTGCGCGTCAGTTCGGAGAAGCCTTACTTCACTGTGAGCGCAGAGCGCGGGGAGTTACTTGTGGGCAGCAGGCTGGACCGGGAGCAGATATGCGGGAAGAAGCCAGTCTGTGCTCTGGAATTTGAGGCTGTTGCCGAAAGGCCATTGAATTTTTATCACGTGAATGTGGAGATCGAGGATATTAATGACCACACGCCAAAATTCATGCAAAGTTCCTTTGAGCTGCAAATAAGTGAGTCCACAAAGCCTGAGGCACGATTTATCTTAGGATCTGCCCATGATGCAGATATTGGGACCAACTCACTACAGAATTACCAGCTCAGTCCCAATGATCATTTCTTGCTCGTGAATAAAGAGAAATTAGATGGCAGTAAATACCCCGAGCTAGTACTGAAGATGCCTTTAGACCGGGAAGAGCAGAAGTCCTACCACTTGACCTTGACTGCCTTGGACGGCGGGGATCCACCCCTAAGCAGCACTGCACAGATACATGTTCTAGTGGCTGATGCCAATGATAACCCGCCGGTGTTCAGCCAAGAGCTATACAGGGTGGGCATTCCGGAAAACGTGTCCCCAGGCACCACTGTGCTTCGAGTGATGGCCACTGACCTGGATGAGGGTGTCAATGCCGAGATCACCTTCTCTTTCACTGAGTCAGGCCAGATCACGCAGTTTGACCTGAATTCTACTACCGGGGAAATTACTATTCGAAACACATTAGATTTTGAGGGAGTCAAAGAGTATTCCATAGTTTTGGAAGCAAAGGATGGTGGAGGAATGATTGCTCAATGTACCGTGGAGATAGACGTCCTAGATGTCAATGACAATGTCCCAGAAGTGGCATTCCAATCTCTACCAGCTCTTATTATGGAAGACACCAGCATAGGAACATACATTGCTTTACTCAAAATCCGTGACAAGGATTCCGGACACAACGGAGAAGTTATTTGTAAATTAGAAGGTGATGTTCCGTTTAAATTACTCACTTCTTCAAAAAGCACGTATAAATTAGTGACAGATGGAGTTCTAGACCGCGAGCAGACCCCTGAGTACAATGTCACCATCACAGCCACCGACAAAGGCAAGCCACCCCTCTCCTCCAGTTCAAGCATCACCCTGCACATAGGCGATGTGAATGACAACGCCCCGGTTTTCCAACAGTCCTCCTACGTGGTCCACGTGCCTGAGAACAACCTGCCTGGTGCCTCCTTAGCGCAAGTCAGCGCCTCCGACCCCGACCTGGGGCCCAACGGCCACGTCTCCTACTCCATCGTGGCCAGCGACCTGGAGCCGCGGGTGCTGTCGTCCTACGTGTCCGTGAGCGCACAGAGCGGGGTGGTGTTCGCGCAGCGCGCCTTCGACCACGAGCAGCTGCGCGCCTTCGAGCTGACGCTGCAGGCCCGCGACCAGGGCTCGCCCGCGCTCAGCGCCAACGTGAGCCTGCGCGTGTTGGTGGGCGACCGCAACGACAACGCGCCAAGGGTGCTGTACCCCGCGCTGGGGCCCGACGGCTCGGCGCTCTTCGACACCGTGCCGCGCGCCGCGCAGCCAGGCTACCTGGTCACCAAGGTGGTGGCGGTGGACGCGGACTCGGGACACAACGCCTGGCTGTCCTACCACGTGCTGCAGGCCAGCGAGCCCGGACTGTTCAGCCTGGGGCTGCGCACGGGCGAGGTGCGCACGGCGCGTGCTTTGGGCGACAGGGACGCGGCCCGCCAGCGCCTGTTGGTCGCTGTGCGCGATGGGGGACAGCCGCCCCTCTCGGCCACCGCCACGCTGCTCCTGGTCTTCGCTGACAGCCTACAAGAGGTACTGCCAGACCTCAGTGACCGGCCCGCGTCCCCTGACCCCCAGGCTGAGCTGCAGTTTTACCTGGTTGTGGCCTTGGCCTTGATCTCCGTGCTCTTCCTCATCGCGGTGATTCTGGCGGTCGCTCTACATCTGAGACGCTCCTCCAGACTCTCCACCGGGGGCTACTTTCAGCCTGGTCTTTGCGTCAAATCTGGACCCGCGGTTACCCCCAACTACAGTGAAGGGACTTTACCTTATTCCTACAATCTGTGCGTTGCCCATACTGGAAAGACAGAATTTAATTTTCTACAATGTAATGAGCAGCTGAGCTCAGGACAAGACATACTTTGTGGCGATTCGTCGGGGGCCTTATTTCCACTTTGTAATTCCAGTGAGTCGACTTCCCATCCGgtgagtttcctttaaaaatatcctgCTTCTCGTGGTCTACCCAGTTCTCCATATTCACAGGAAAACATACAATGTTCCGATTTAACAGTTGTCTTAAGCAAATTGTAGCCAGTCAAAAAGCTGTCATATCATTCTTCAAGGAGTGTTGTTGGAGTAGGAGCAATAAGGTGTCTTTTAGGGATGTCTTACCAGGCCCAGATTTACAAAGCAGTGAGAGTGTGGTTTTGTCTACAAAGGGAAACATTAAAGTATGCTATAAGCTCTGTCATAAAAGCTAATGAgatttttccctaaatttttcTTCCTATCACTTAATAGACGATTTTTTTCAGCTTGATATACTGTAAATGTAAAAGTAAGCAGTCATTTAAACAAAccttttaagcaaaaaaaaattaagctaaaaTTAGATACTTTTCTTACTATCTAATTTAACTGCTATGGTTTCCATAATAATCTGATGCTTTGTCTCTTAtatttccttccctttgtttCAAAATCACCTAGGATAACATCTCTTAACCTGGACTTTTATGTAGATGAACCCACTGTAATTGTACGCAATgtgctatgtgtgtgtgttgtgtgtaaaATCCTTTGACTTAGCAGTAGGTCCATTATgctcatcagaagaaaaaagcATGTTCTCCCTACTTGCACCCTGGGTTTTGCGGAATTAATTTGTATTGAAGGTCATTCAGTCGGTTCTTCTATCAAAGAAAAGACAATGTTTTGAACTCCCTTTTTTTTAAGCCTTAAACTAATATAGCAAAATAGAGTTGAATTCTTCAAATATTAGACAAAATTTCTAATCTGATATGCATACAAGTATATACACAGGATGACAATATATCGTTTCAGCCTTTTGCTAGATTTTCCTTAGCAACTGCTTCAGTTAATGGCCACTTTACAAACTGATGGAAAAAAGAGACTTTTTTTGTATTGGCGCTTTTTGATTCCTTGGTGATAATTATGTGTTCCTTACTTTTTTGTGGTTCTTTTGCTCAAAGTActaataaaggtaaaaataactTTAGAATATATGTGTACCTTAAGAAGATAATTAAGtctcctttaaaatataataatctcTCATTGGTGGAAGAACAGGATGTAGATTTACCTTTTTTGTAAAATCATTTTTACCTTTCCTTATAAAATCATTTGTACCTTTCAAGCGTTttctattcaaataaaaaaaataatttaaataaaatagccaaACAGCATAATCTCTTTAAAACTTGAAAGTAAAAGCacttaaactattaaaattttacaatgttgatttgaaaacattatcaatatgcaattaaaatgacacttttaaagaaaattaaaaagcaaaaactgtaCATAAAGCTTATTATGATTAATTAGTTTAAACCAAGTAAAATAACTTCTGAGTCAATCATCTCCAATAGGTCTATTTTAGTCTATAATTAATTTCCAGGGACAAATGGAGttcttatttatttgataatatatattaaagacaTTTACAATAAAGCTTAGAGtataataacacaaaaaataatctcagagtataataac
Proteins encoded in this window:
- the LOC117016578 gene encoding protocadherin gamma-B4 isoform X18, with product MASGAGDRGWAERRPVLFPFLLSLFCPALSEQIRYRIPEELPEGSVVGNLAKDLGLSVGELPTRKLRVSSEKPYFTVSAERGELLVGSRLDREQICGKKPVCALEFEAVAERPLNFYHVNVEIEDINDHTPKFMQSSFELQISESTKPEARFILGSAHDADIGTNSLQNYQLSPNDHFLLVNKEKLDGSKYPELVLKMPLDREEQKSYHLTLTALDGGDPPLSSTAQIHVLVADANDNPPVFSQELYRVGIPENVSPGTTVLRVMATDLDEGVNAEITFSFTESGQITQFDLNSTTGEITIRNTLDFEGVKEYSIVLEAKDGGGMIAQCTVEIDVLDVNDNVPEVAFQSLPALIMEDTSIGTYIALLKIRDKDSGHNGEVICKLEGDVPFKLLTSSKSTYKLVTDGVLDREQTPEYNVTITATDKGKPPLSSSSSITLHIGDVNDNAPVFQQSSYVVHVPENNLPGASLAQVSASDPDLGPNGHVSYSIVASDLEPRVLSSYVSVSAQSGVVFAQRAFDHEQLRAFELTLQARDQGSPALSANVSLRVLVGDRNDNAPRVLYPALGPDGSALFDTVPRAAQPGYLVTKVVAVDADSGHNAWLSYHVLQASEPGLFSLGLRTGEVRTARALGDRDAARQRLLVAVRDGGQPPLSATATLLLVFADSLQEVLPDLSDRPASPDPQAELQFYLVVALALISVLFLIAVILAVALHLRRSSRLSTGGYFQPGLCVKSGPAVTPNYSEGTLPYSYNLCVAHTGKTEFNFLQCNEQLSSGQDILCGDSSGALFPLCNSSESTSHPQAPPNTDWRFSQAQRPSTSGSQNGDETGTWPNNQFDTEMLQAMILASASEAADGSSTLGGGAGTMGLSARYGPQFTLQHVPDYRQNVYIPGSNATLTNAAGKRDGKAPAGGNGNKKKSGKKEKK